In Rhodoferax koreense, a genomic segment contains:
- a CDS encoding lipase family alpha/beta hydrolase, protein MNWPHGKAAQVDFHSSRQARMATNEETLNEHGNHAGQFTQSVGGWAEYTVWLTPTADKVIHDLPVPPKKVIPIVFLPGVMGSNLRMTKKRQKELDRKDDKAWKADDIGPFETAVFSAGYGGWFREATPAQRQLNFDPEETEVDIYKYTENQGRFDPDGLLTKQSDAQHQNVRNSLAPIPPLLTTAQKPPEDADALTKDRAVESAAQKARWRGWSEILFDGSYGEILKKIERQLNNMIVDHKLADNWKEKPPEPPKDGESSVQPPPDPLLILGKNPKDFGALFGSEPITEADLRKIAQCWYPVHAMGYNWLQSNGVSGKKIAERIKGLIKGYVERGFDCKKVIIVTHSMGGLVARAVVHPDYGNLQDSILGVYHSVMPTLGAATAYKRLRFGFREDERPILSFADRVMSEVLAPNGEHATAILANAPGPLELLPAKAYGEKWLRVVDPAGVELASWPDMRTDAPQTPVEAIYTQPADAWWRLINPKWVNPGNPLKIKFIDAVDKAYKRLKAAYKFSNTIEKTFHPNTYASWCASSNRKCYGTVVFRVIAGLETDNGTPLPAASTWTLLTDDGLKTLTVQAGSRVLTLQRQHAAEAGDETVPSERSARHIVSDNCFEHGIDKSGYEHQNSYADGQVAASTLYAIVQIAKNDKWD, encoded by the coding sequence ATGAACTGGCCGCATGGCAAGGCAGCACAAGTCGACTTTCACTCCAGCAGGCAGGCACGCATGGCAACGAACGAAGAAACCCTCAACGAACACGGCAACCACGCGGGCCAGTTCACACAGAGCGTCGGCGGCTGGGCGGAGTACACGGTATGGCTGACACCCACGGCTGACAAGGTCATCCACGATCTGCCGGTGCCGCCCAAGAAGGTCATTCCCATCGTGTTCCTGCCCGGTGTCATGGGCAGCAATTTGCGCATGACGAAAAAGCGGCAGAAGGAACTGGATCGCAAGGATGACAAGGCCTGGAAAGCCGACGACATTGGCCCGTTCGAAACCGCGGTGTTCAGTGCCGGGTACGGCGGCTGGTTCAGAGAAGCGACCCCGGCGCAACGCCAACTCAATTTCGACCCCGAGGAAACCGAGGTCGACATCTACAAATACACGGAAAACCAGGGTCGCTTCGACCCCGACGGCCTCCTCACCAAGCAATCGGATGCGCAGCACCAGAACGTGCGAAACAGCCTGGCGCCCATCCCGCCTTTGCTCACCACCGCGCAGAAACCGCCTGAAGACGCCGACGCGCTGACGAAAGACCGTGCGGTGGAATCCGCCGCGCAGAAAGCACGCTGGCGCGGCTGGAGCGAAATCCTTTTCGATGGCTCGTATGGGGAGATTCTGAAAAAAATCGAGCGCCAGCTCAATAACATGATCGTCGATCACAAGCTGGCCGATAACTGGAAGGAGAAGCCACCGGAGCCGCCCAAGGACGGCGAATCGAGTGTGCAGCCACCACCCGATCCTTTGTTGATCCTGGGCAAGAATCCGAAGGATTTCGGCGCCTTGTTCGGCAGCGAACCGATCACGGAGGCCGACCTGCGCAAGATCGCGCAGTGTTGGTATCCGGTGCACGCCATGGGCTACAACTGGCTGCAGAGCAATGGCGTTTCCGGCAAGAAAATCGCCGAGCGCATCAAGGGTTTGATCAAAGGCTATGTCGAACGCGGCTTCGACTGCAAAAAGGTCATCATCGTCACCCACAGCATGGGTGGCCTGGTGGCCCGTGCGGTGGTCCATCCGGACTATGGCAACCTGCAGGACAGCATCCTGGGCGTGTACCACAGCGTGATGCCCACGCTGGGCGCCGCCACGGCCTACAAGCGCCTGCGCTTCGGTTTTCGGGAGGACGAGCGGCCCATCCTCAGTTTCGCAGATCGAGTGATGTCGGAAGTCCTCGCCCCGAATGGAGAACACGCCACAGCCATCTTGGCCAATGCACCGGGGCCGCTGGAACTGTTGCCGGCGAAAGCCTATGGCGAGAAATGGCTGCGGGTCGTGGACCCAGCGGGCGTCGAATTGGCGAGCTGGCCTGATATGCGCACGGATGCGCCACAGACGCCGGTGGAGGCGATTTATACGCAGCCTGCGGATGCTTGGTGGCGGTTAATTAATCCGAAATGGGTGAATCCGGGGAATCCATTAAAAATAAAATTCATAGATGCAGTGGATAAGGCATACAAACGACTCAAGGCCGCTTACAAATTTTCTAATACCATTGAGAAGACATTCCACCCTAACACGTACGCCAGTTGGTGCGCTTCATCAAACCGCAAATGTTATGGCACGGTGGTCTTCAGGGTTATCGCCGGTTTGGAAACGGATAACGGCACGCCGCTGCCGGCTGCAAGCACCTGGACACTGCTGACGGACGACGGCTTGAAAACACTCACAGTGCAGGCCGGTAGCCGTGTACTCACCTTGCAGCGCCAACATGCTGCAGAAGCGGGTGATGAAACCGTGCCTTCGGAACGCTCTGCAAGACACATCGTCAGTGATAACTGTTTCGAGCACGGCATAGATAAGTCTGGTTACGAACACCAAAACAGCTACGCGGACGGCCAGGTCGCCGCTTCGACGCTTTACGCCATCGTGCAGATTGCGAAGAACGACAAATGGGATTGA
- a CDS encoding efflux RND transporter periplasmic adaptor subunit, which translates to MKTSTIAATALALALAAGAMAWWAGTRAGGDAPVYRTAPLARGPLVATVAASGAVNPVTQVSVGTQVSGQIKDLYVDFNSEVKAGQLIARLDPETFEYRVQSAQADVDAARAAVLTAQANAVATQASISRAQVDLAEAERDHARKQDLAAQKFIAQSEADRARALVNSSRESLKVAEAQANVANAQVQTAEASVAQRAAMLGQARIDLGRTRITSPVSGIVIKRTVERGQTVAASLQAPELFVIAQNLSDMQVEASVDESDVGRIRVGQKATFNVDAFPGQSFEGQVRQVRKAATNTANVVTYVAVVGFSNASGRLLPGMTANVRVQTDALPDVLKVPNAALRMRIQGVEVVAATPAAPLDSTGSALTPAKKPTPAEAAQRAITRGRIYLIDETGQPKAYNVMLGITDGSFTEVVADASLPGAGLLKEGTPVIVGLPLAGAPRSGFKLPI; encoded by the coding sequence ATGAAGACTTCCACCATCGCTGCCACCGCCCTGGCGCTCGCCCTCGCCGCCGGTGCAATGGCCTGGTGGGCCGGCACACGGGCCGGTGGAGACGCGCCGGTCTACCGCACGGCGCCGCTCGCGCGCGGCCCGCTGGTGGCCACGGTGGCGGCCAGCGGCGCGGTGAATCCCGTCACCCAGGTGTCGGTGGGCACGCAGGTGTCGGGGCAGATCAAGGATCTGTACGTGGACTTCAACAGCGAGGTCAAGGCCGGCCAGCTGATCGCGCGGCTCGATCCGGAGACCTTCGAATACCGCGTGCAGTCGGCGCAGGCGGACGTGGATGCGGCGCGGGCCGCCGTGCTCACCGCGCAGGCGAACGCCGTGGCCACCCAGGCCAGCATTTCGCGCGCCCAGGTCGACCTGGCCGAGGCCGAGCGCGACCACGCCCGCAAGCAGGACCTGGCCGCTCAGAAATTCATCGCCCAGAGCGAAGCCGACCGGGCGCGGGCGCTGGTCAACTCCAGCCGCGAATCGCTGAAGGTGGCCGAGGCCCAGGCCAATGTGGCGAATGCCCAGGTGCAGACGGCAGAGGCCAGCGTGGCCCAGCGCGCGGCCATGCTGGGCCAGGCGCGCATCGACTTGGGCCGCACGCGCATCACCTCGCCTGTGAGCGGCATCGTCATCAAGCGCACCGTGGAGCGCGGCCAGACCGTGGCCGCCAGCCTGCAGGCACCGGAACTGTTCGTGATCGCCCAGAACCTGTCGGACATGCAGGTCGAAGCCAGCGTGGACGAGAGCGACGTGGGCCGCATCCGCGTGGGGCAGAAGGCTACGTTCAACGTCGATGCGTTTCCGGGGCAGAGCTTCGAAGGCCAGGTGCGGCAGGTGCGCAAGGCCGCGACCAATACCGCCAACGTGGTCACCTACGTGGCGGTGGTAGGTTTCTCCAATGCCTCGGGTCGGCTGCTGCCGGGCATGACGGCCAATGTGCGCGTGCAGACCGACGCGCTGCCGGACGTCCTCAAAGTGCCGAACGCGGCGCTGCGCATGCGCATCCAGGGCGTGGAGGTCGTTGCGGCGACCCCGGCCGCCCCGCTGGATTCGACGGGCTCGGCGCTGACCCCGGCCAAGAAACCCACGCCGGCCGAAGCCGCGCAACGTGCCATCACGCGAGGTCGCATCTACCTGATCGATGAAACCGGCCAACCCAAGGCCTACAACGTGATGCTCGGCATCACCGACGGCAGCTTCACCGAAGTCGTCGCCGATGCTTCCCTGCCCGGTGCCGGGTTGCTGAAAGAAGGAACGCCGGTGATTGTCGGCTTGCCGCTGGCCGGCGCCCCCCGCAGCGGTTTCAAACTTCCGATTTGA
- a CDS encoding trypsin-like serine peptidase, with amino-acid sequence MQIWLLGSVAALVLSACGGGSGGGSSDTSASGGSTGGATGGSTGGSCVAASTQVPSAVDRVEARARSLTLASSGDVSPMKAREVQSPRARLVALAEVAPAKLAAETTSSGLRGAPRKIGFARSLPDTTLDWQTLADGRRAASISISSPSAQGLRLGLLVRSLPADATVRVYAQSASTGFELPASEILQALKANAAGGASGDTANTYWLPAVLGAEATVEVSLPAGADTAKVDVAVPQLSHLFALPDGTDAAGDTAGAGITAKIGEAGSCEIDAACNTDYQAESNAVARIVFVQGGSAFQCTGTLLNDNLNSGTPYLITANHCISTQASASSLQSYWFYRAPSCGAGTLNPAATLRTGGATLLYASASTDTSFMRLNEAPPSGAVFAGWSVSAPALAATVGTLHHPEGDLLKLSTGTVKSYQNCSLSSGGTSLTCTGTAQSNSGFLDALLTSGSTEEGSSGAALFQTIGTSRYVIGQLYGGSSSCSLRSGSNIYGRFDAAYNAALKQWLAATTVPTC; translated from the coding sequence ATGCAGATCTGGCTTCTGGGTTCGGTGGCGGCGCTGGTGCTCAGCGCTTGCGGAGGGGGGAGCGGTGGCGGAAGTTCGGACACGAGCGCCTCCGGTGGCAGCACCGGCGGGGCTACGGGCGGCAGCACAGGCGGCAGTTGCGTGGCCGCATCGACGCAGGTGCCCTCGGCCGTGGACCGCGTGGAGGCGCGCGCGCGCAGCCTGACGCTGGCCAGCAGTGGCGACGTGAGTCCGATGAAGGCGCGCGAGGTGCAGTCGCCCCGCGCACGGCTGGTGGCGTTGGCCGAGGTGGCTCCGGCCAAGCTCGCGGCCGAGACCACGTCCTCCGGCCTGCGCGGTGCGCCGCGCAAGATCGGCTTCGCGCGCAGCCTGCCCGACACCACGCTGGACTGGCAGACCCTGGCCGATGGCCGGCGCGCGGCTTCGATCAGCATCAGTTCGCCCTCGGCCCAGGGCCTGCGCCTGGGCCTGCTGGTGCGCAGCCTGCCGGCCGATGCCACGGTGCGCGTCTATGCGCAAAGCGCGAGCACGGGCTTCGAACTGCCCGCCTCCGAAATCCTGCAGGCGCTGAAGGCGAACGCCGCGGGCGGCGCCAGCGGCGACACGGCCAACACCTACTGGCTGCCGGCCGTGCTCGGTGCGGAGGCCACGGTCGAAGTCAGCCTGCCCGCCGGTGCCGACACCGCCAAGGTGGACGTCGCCGTGCCCCAGCTCTCGCACCTGTTCGCGCTGCCCGATGGCACGGATGCGGCCGGCGACACGGCGGGCGCCGGCATCACCGCCAAGATCGGCGAGGCCGGGAGTTGCGAGATCGACGCGGCCTGCAACACCGATTACCAGGCCGAGAGCAATGCCGTGGCGCGCATCGTGTTCGTGCAGGGCGGCTCGGCCTTCCAGTGCACCGGCACGCTGCTCAACGACAACCTGAACAGCGGCACGCCCTACCTGATCACCGCCAACCATTGCATCTCGACGCAGGCTTCGGCATCCTCGTTGCAGTCGTACTGGTTCTACCGCGCGCCGAGTTGCGGTGCCGGCACGCTGAATCCGGCAGCCACCCTGCGCACCGGCGGCGCCACGCTGCTGTACGCCAGCGCGAGCACCGACACCTCCTTCATGCGGCTGAACGAAGCGCCGCCCTCGGGCGCGGTGTTCGCAGGCTGGTCGGTCAGCGCACCGGCGCTGGCCGCCACCGTCGGCACGCTGCACCATCCCGAAGGTGATCTGCTCAAGCTCAGCACCGGCACGGTCAAGTCCTACCAGAATTGCAGCCTGTCCAGCGGCGGCACCTCGCTGACCTGCACCGGTACCGCACAGTCGAACAGCGGTTTCCTCGATGCGCTGCTCACCAGCGGCAGCACCGAGGAGGGCAGCAGCGGCGCCGCGCTGTTCCAGACCATCGGCACGTCGCGGTACGTCATCGGGCAGCTGTACGGCGGCAGTTCGAGCTGCAGCCTGCGGTCCGGCAGCAACATCTACGGCCGCTTCGACGCGGCCTACAACGCCGCGCTCAAGCAGTGGCTGGCCGCCACCACCGTGCCGACCTGCTAG
- a CDS encoding PAAR domain-containing protein: MKHEGRGVARLGDSTSHGGRVISATGPAVLGIPAARQGDMTHCPQCKADFAITPDGAGARHLGLPCAYDGDLTACGARLVSSI, encoded by the coding sequence ATGAAACATGAAGGACGCGGTGTCGCACGGCTCGGTGACAGCACCTCGCACGGTGGCCGTGTCATCTCGGCGACCGGGCCTGCCGTGCTGGGTATTCCCGCCGCGCGTCAGGGCGACATGACACATTGCCCCCAATGCAAGGCGGATTTCGCGATCACGCCCGATGGTGCGGGCGCGCGACACCTGGGGCTGCCTTGCGCGTACGACGGGGACCTCACCGCCTGCGGCGCCCGGCTGGTGTCGTCCATCTGA
- a CDS encoding BMP family ABC transporter substrate-binding protein — MYKNLAATLVAACLFSPVFSQTPAPAQPPAATPLKAAFVYVAPLTDMGWVHQHDEGRKAVEAALGARVQTTYVENVAEGPDAERVIRDLAQQGNQLIFTPSFGYMEPTLKVAREFPGVKFESVTGYKTAANVAAANARYYEGRYLAGIAAGRMTKSHVAGYVAGFPIPEVLQGINAFTLGLRSVDAKATVKVVWLNAWFDPARERDAAMTLFNQNVDVIAFHTGSNAVMAAAQERGKLAIAYHSDMRRIAPDAQLLAVTHEWGGYYTRRAQAVIDGSWKPGSVWGGVKEGMVRVGDFGSQVPAAVQKEVLARQADIAAGRLQPFAATTVPLRDNTGKTVVAAGAALTDAQILGMNWLAEGVLGGLPN, encoded by the coding sequence ATGTATAAAAACCTCGCCGCCACGCTCGTGGCCGCCTGTTTGTTTTCTCCCGTTTTCAGCCAGACCCCCGCGCCCGCACAGCCGCCGGCCGCCACGCCGCTCAAGGCCGCTTTCGTCTACGTGGCGCCGCTCACCGACATGGGCTGGGTGCACCAGCACGACGAAGGGCGCAAGGCCGTCGAGGCCGCGCTGGGCGCACGGGTCCAGACCACCTACGTGGAGAACGTGGCCGAGGGGCCGGATGCCGAACGCGTGATCCGCGACCTCGCGCAGCAGGGCAACCAGCTGATCTTCACGCCGAGCTTCGGCTACATGGAGCCCACGCTCAAGGTGGCGCGCGAATTTCCCGGCGTGAAGTTCGAATCCGTCACCGGCTACAAGACCGCGGCCAACGTCGCCGCCGCCAACGCGCGGTATTACGAAGGCCGCTACCTCGCGGGCATCGCCGCCGGCCGCATGACCAAAAGCCATGTCGCCGGCTACGTTGCGGGCTTCCCGATTCCCGAGGTGCTGCAGGGCATCAACGCCTTCACGCTCGGCCTGCGTTCGGTGGATGCCAAGGCCACCGTGAAGGTGGTGTGGCTCAACGCCTGGTTCGACCCGGCGCGCGAACGCGACGCCGCCATGACGCTGTTCAACCAGAACGTGGACGTGATCGCGTTCCACACCGGCTCCAACGCGGTGATGGCGGCGGCGCAGGAGCGCGGCAAGCTGGCCATCGCCTACCACTCCGACATGCGCCGCATCGCCCCCGACGCCCAGCTGCTGGCCGTGACGCACGAATGGGGCGGCTACTACACGCGCCGCGCACAGGCCGTGATCGACGGCAGCTGGAAGCCGGGCAGCGTCTGGGGCGGTGTGAAGGAAGGCATGGTACGCGTCGGCGATTTCGGCAGCCAGGTGCCGGCCGCCGTGCAGAAGGAAGTGCTGGCGCGCCAGGCCGACATCGCCGCCGGCCGGCTGCAGCCGTTTGCCGCCACGACCGTGCCGCTGCGCGACAACACCGGGAAAACCGTGGTTGCGGCCGGCGCGGCGCTCACCGACGCGCAGATCCTCGGCATGAACTGGCTCGCAGAAGGTGTTTTGGGCGGTCTGCCGAATTGA
- the guaD gene encoding guanine deaminase, with protein sequence MKAYRSAILRFAQDQSAIYEADGLLVVGPDAAGTQVVQAVGDYQALIGGFPGLAVEHLPGRIIAPGFVDMHIHYPQTDVIGAPADGLLPWLENYTFPHESRFVDPAYAAEVATFFVDELLRNGVSTALTFATSHPGSVDALFTEAQQRQLRLITGKVLQDRHSPDGVRDQTEQSLVDTETLIRRWHGVDRLGYAITPRFAPTSTEAQLRGAGELAARYGDVWIQSHVAENLGEVAWARELFPASRSYLATYADFGLMRERAVYAHCIHFDDDDRALMRDTGTVAAVSPTSNLFLGSGFFDYVGADRVGFRYGLASDVGGGTSFSPFHTMLAAYYVGREGQTKTGLSLKPQQLWWQHTAGAAAALGLDGVVGNLQPGGEADFVVIDPKVTPLLARKTSQAETLDELLFAMIVLGDDRLIERTVISQAG encoded by the coding sequence ATGAAAGCCTACCGCTCCGCCATCCTCCGTTTTGCCCAGGACCAGTCCGCCATCTACGAGGCCGATGGGCTGCTGGTGGTCGGGCCCGACGCCGCTGGCACCCAGGTGGTGCAGGCCGTGGGCGACTACCAGGCGCTGATTGGCGGTTTTCCGGGATTGGCCGTCGAACACCTGCCGGGCCGCATCATCGCGCCGGGTTTCGTGGACATGCACATCCACTACCCGCAGACCGATGTGATCGGCGCGCCCGCCGACGGTCTGCTGCCCTGGCTCGAGAACTACACCTTTCCGCACGAGAGCCGATTCGTGGATCCGGCCTATGCGGCCGAGGTGGCGACCTTCTTCGTGGACGAACTGCTGCGCAACGGCGTAAGCACGGCACTGACCTTCGCCACCTCGCACCCCGGCTCGGTCGATGCGCTGTTCACCGAGGCGCAGCAGCGCCAGCTGCGCCTGATCACCGGCAAGGTGCTGCAGGACCGCCATTCGCCTGACGGCGTGCGCGACCAGACCGAGCAAAGCCTCGTCGACACCGAAACGCTGATCCGCCGCTGGCATGGCGTGGACCGCCTGGGCTATGCCATCACGCCGCGTTTCGCGCCGACCAGCACCGAGGCGCAGCTGCGTGGCGCGGGCGAACTCGCCGCCCGGTACGGCGACGTGTGGATCCAGTCGCACGTCGCCGAAAACCTCGGCGAAGTCGCCTGGGCGCGTGAACTGTTCCCGGCCTCGAGGAGTTACCTCGCCACCTATGCGGATTTCGGCCTGATGCGCGAACGCGCCGTCTACGCCCACTGCATCCACTTCGACGACGACGACCGCGCACTGATGCGCGACACCGGCACCGTGGCCGCGGTGAGCCCGACCAGCAACCTGTTCCTCGGCAGCGGCTTTTTCGACTACGTCGGCGCCGACCGCGTGGGTTTCAGGTACGGCCTGGCCAGCGACGTCGGCGGCGGCACGAGCTTCAGCCCGTTCCACACCATGCTGGCCGCCTATTACGTGGGGCGGGAGGGCCAGACCAAGACCGGCCTGTCGCTCAAGCCTCAGCAACTCTGGTGGCAACACACGGCCGGGGCGGCGGCGGCGCTCGGGCTGGACGGTGTGGTCGGCAACCTGCAGCCGGGCGGCGAAGCCGACTTCGTGGTCATCGATCCGAAGGTGACGCCGCTGCTGGCGCGCAAGACGTCTCAGGCCGAAACGCTGGACGAACTGCTGTTCGCCATGATCGTGCTCGGCGACGACCGGCTGATCGAACGCACGGTGATTTCGCAGGCTGGGTAG
- a CDS encoding ABC transporter permease, whose amino-acid sequence MNFLSALRSAWRSLAANTLRSILTMLGIIIGVAAVITMVAVGRGATERVQEQMKGLGSNILLVLPGGANAAGVRQGAQTRSRLTEEDATAIAVEVPEVQVAAPGSRTTAQVVANNANWSTTVQGTNNDFLEAREWPLASGRLFEDSELQGSAKVALIGQTVAQELFGDADPVDQVVRIRTVPVTVVGVLARKGQNSVGQDQDDIVIVPISTFRNRITGGLPGNVKRIWSVTVKVREGQSMAMAEERIRELMRQRFRVQESADDTFTIRNLSEILEAQEESSRIMTLLLAAVAGISLLIGGIGIMNIMLVSVTERTREIGLRMAVGARGRDILAQFLIEALTLSLLGGCIGVLLGALATWAVGHFAGWQVSMTLASVGMAAGFSALVGVFFGFYPARRASRLLPIQALRYE is encoded by the coding sequence ATGAACTTCCTTTCCGCCCTGCGCAGCGCCTGGCGCTCCCTGGCGGCCAACACGCTGCGCAGCATTCTGACCATGCTCGGCATCATCATCGGCGTGGCCGCGGTGATCACCATGGTGGCCGTGGGCCGCGGCGCGACGGAACGCGTGCAGGAGCAGATGAAGGGCCTGGGCTCGAACATCCTGCTGGTGCTGCCCGGCGGCGCCAACGCGGCCGGCGTGCGCCAGGGCGCGCAGACACGCAGCCGGCTCACCGAGGAAGACGCCACGGCCATCGCCGTCGAGGTGCCCGAGGTGCAGGTGGCCGCACCGGGCTCGCGCACCACGGCCCAGGTGGTGGCCAACAACGCCAACTGGAGCACCACGGTGCAGGGCACGAACAACGATTTCCTGGAAGCGCGCGAGTGGCCGCTCGCATCGGGCCGCCTGTTCGAGGACAGTGAGCTGCAGGGCTCGGCCAAGGTGGCGCTGATCGGCCAGACCGTGGCGCAGGAGCTGTTCGGCGATGCCGATCCGGTCGACCAGGTGGTGCGTATCCGCACCGTGCCGGTGACGGTGGTCGGCGTGCTCGCGCGCAAGGGCCAGAACTCGGTGGGACAGGACCAGGACGACATCGTCATCGTGCCGATTTCCACCTTCCGCAACCGCATCACCGGCGGTCTGCCGGGCAATGTGAAACGCATCTGGTCGGTCACCGTGAAGGTGCGCGAAGGCCAGAGCATGGCGATGGCCGAGGAGCGCATCCGCGAACTCATGCGCCAGCGTTTCCGCGTGCAGGAAAGCGCGGACGACACCTTCACCATCCGCAACCTCAGCGAAATCCTCGAGGCGCAGGAGGAGTCGAGCCGCATCATGACGCTGCTGCTGGCCGCGGTGGCCGGCATCAGCCTGCTGATCGGCGGCATCGGCATCATGAACATCATGTTGGTCAGCGTGACCGAGCGCACGCGCGAGATCGGGCTGCGCATGGCCGTGGGCGCGCGCGGGCGCGATATCCTGGCGCAGTTCCTCATCGAGGCGCTGACGCTGAGCCTGCTCGGCGGCTGTATCGGCGTCCTGCTCGGCGCGCTGGCCACCTGGGCCGTGGGCCATTTCGCGGGCTGGCAGGTCAGCATGACGCTGGCCTCGGTCGGCATGGCGGCGGGGTTTTCCGCGCTGGTCGGGGTCTTCTTCGGGTTCTACCCAGCGCGGCGCGCATCGAGGTTGCTGCCGATCCAGGCGCTGCGTTACGAATGA
- a CDS encoding ABC transporter ATP-binding protein, with amino-acid sequence MPALIEARNLVKTYTMGDQTVHALRGVSLDIAEGEFVAIMGASGSGKSTLMNILGGLDLPTAGSYQLAGEALEGMGADQLAAIRNRRIGFVFQQFNLLPRTTALENVELPMVYAGVRAAQRHARATAALQRVSLGERTQHTPAELSGGQQQRVAIARALVNDPSLILADEPTGALDSQTSEDIMRLLTVLNRQGMTVVMVTHESDVAAWARRRILFRDGHIVEDVLQAPYDDPSALTEGAA; translated from the coding sequence ATGCCCGCGCTCATCGAAGCCCGCAACCTGGTCAAGACCTACACCATGGGCGACCAGACCGTGCATGCGTTGCGCGGCGTCTCGCTCGACATCGCCGAAGGCGAGTTCGTGGCCATCATGGGCGCCTCGGGCTCGGGCAAGTCGACGCTGATGAACATCCTCGGCGGGCTCGACCTGCCCACGGCCGGCAGTTACCAGCTGGCGGGTGAGGCACTGGAAGGCATGGGGGCGGACCAGCTCGCGGCGATCCGCAACCGGCGCATCGGTTTCGTGTTCCAGCAGTTCAACCTGCTGCCGCGCACCACCGCGCTGGAAAACGTGGAGTTGCCCATGGTCTACGCCGGCGTGCGTGCTGCGCAGCGGCATGCGCGCGCCACGGCGGCGTTGCAGCGCGTGAGCCTGGGCGAGCGCACGCAGCACACGCCGGCCGAGTTGTCGGGCGGCCAGCAGCAGCGCGTGGCCATCGCGCGCGCGCTGGTCAACGACCCGAGCCTGATCCTGGCCGACGAGCCCACCGGCGCACTCGACTCGCAGACCTCGGAAGACATCATGCGGCTCCTCACCGTGTTGAACCGGCAGGGCATGACGGTGGTGATGGTCACCCACGAAAGCGACGTCGCGGCCTGGGCGCGTCGGCGCATTCTGTTTCGCGACGGGCATATCGTGGAAGATGTCCTGCAAGCGCCCTACGATGATCCATCGGCGCTGACCGAAGGTGCAGCATGA
- a CDS encoding T6SS immunity protein Tli4 family protein: MGRYALEIPVEAELVWGPAHFPATIDVLHGGVAAANKRLARDIEDIKIKDKTAEIVSNKPGPVKGSWQIRFYEDEFAKEPPSLLSTRTYINRGDVTFITGWYGRDTDLSVLEQQAYLASSLILRSADQTPREPGFCIEEAFIPDNRYADQEMVSAGIFIPSLPDINFSISSNKDAYADYDNFDAYRPKLSLLNRIKSAQDAQGPFYPSRTVLREGKRDVQHWHGEESLIKRKDGTHDFEWAFVGTPKDVANPSEYSAHMYSKVAHNTVGAASQASLTDDEAVALWDRLLSGLKFRVQVPGAPEGSYYAQPSSPMSPPPAPKPVVWYRDQPCPKDGYYKLVVDDPAYPYQAYLQKQPPSAERAGSMFSELLVTEPAFYHKARMVWVAELDDNGRKYSSVNRF, from the coding sequence ATGGGGCGTTATGCGCTGGAAATTCCAGTCGAGGCCGAGTTGGTTTGGGGCCCGGCACATTTCCCCGCAACTATCGATGTGCTTCACGGAGGAGTGGCAGCAGCCAACAAACGCCTTGCAAGAGATATAGAAGATATAAAAATTAAAGATAAAACGGCTGAAATAGTTTCAAATAAGCCTGGGCCGGTAAAAGGGAGTTGGCAGATCCGTTTTTATGAAGACGAATTTGCAAAGGAGCCACCCAGCCTCCTAAGCACTAGAACATATATTAATCGAGGTGATGTCACATTCATTACGGGATGGTATGGCAGAGACACTGATTTATCAGTATTGGAACAGCAAGCATATCTTGCAAGTTCTTTAATCCTTAGGTCTGCCGATCAGACACCACGGGAGCCCGGCTTCTGCATTGAAGAAGCATTCATCCCCGACAACCGCTATGCCGATCAGGAAATGGTCAGCGCGGGCATCTTCATACCCAGCCTACCAGACATCAACTTCTCCATCAGCTCCAACAAGGACGCCTACGCCGATTACGACAACTTCGATGCCTACCGCCCCAAGCTCTCCCTGCTCAATCGCATCAAGAGCGCCCAGGACGCCCAAGGCCCCTTTTACCCCAGCCGCACTGTCCTGCGCGAAGGCAAGCGCGACGTGCAGCACTGGCATGGCGAGGAGTCGCTGATCAAGCGCAAGGATGGCACGCACGATTTCGAATGGGCGTTCGTGGGTACGCCCAAGGATGTCGCCAACCCCTCCGAGTACAGCGCGCACATGTACAGCAAGGTCGCGCACAACACGGTTGGTGCCGCCAGCCAGGCGTCGCTCACCGACGACGAGGCCGTGGCCTTGTGGGACAGGCTGCTCTCCGGCCTGAAGTTCCGCGTGCAGGTGCCCGGCGCGCCCGAAGGCTCTTACTACGCCCAGCCCAGCAGCCCGATGAGCCCGCCGCCTGCGCCCAAGCCGGTGGTGTGGTACCGCGACCAGCCCTGCCCGAAAGACGGCTACTACAAGCTGGTGGTCGATGACCCGGCCTATCCCTACCAGGCCTACCTGCAGAAGCAGCCACCATCGGCCGAGCGCGCGGGCTCGATGTTCAGCGAGCTCCTCGTCACCGAGCCGGCCTTCTACCACAAGGCACGCATGGTCTGGGTGGCCGAGCTCGACGACAACGGCCGCAAGTATTCCAGCGTGAACCGGTTCTGA